In one window of Camelina sativa cultivar DH55 chromosome 15, Cs, whole genome shotgun sequence DNA:
- the LOC104748828 gene encoding uncharacterized protein LOC104748828 translates to MEDKIRWCRSGLRFNRRWLDKEGLFGAITEGWGSDTNPRPGNFVDKIVTCRHAISRWRKAQMPYGRETIEDLKSKLAAAQADDASSVEELAALTWQLREAYRDEEVYWFQKICCRLMRFGDHNTSYFHAQTKQRRAKNRIVGLHDDN, encoded by the coding sequence ATGGAGGATAAGATTCGTTGGTGTAGGAGTGGTCTCCGTTTCAACAGACGCTGGTTAGATAAAGAAGGTCTTTTTGGGGCTATTACAGAGGGCTGGGGCTCAGATACAAACCCTCGGCCAGGTAATTTTGTGGATAAGATTGTTACGTGCAGGCATGCCATTTCTCGCTGGAGGAAGGCACAAATGCCATATGGACGCGAAACTATTGAGGATTTAAAATCCAAACTGGCGGCAGCACAGGCGGATGATGCTAGTTCGGTTGAGGAACTTGCAGCTTTGACTTGGCAACTTCGGGAAGCGTATCGGGATGAGGAGGTGTATTGGTTTCAGAAAATTTGTTGTCGATTGATGAGATTTGGGGATCATAATACCAGTTATTTTCATGCTCAGACAAAACAACGGCGGGCAAAGAACCGCATTGTTGGTCTTCATGATGACAATTGA
- the LOC109129235 gene encoding uncharacterized protein LOC109129235: MDKEPIKKAKKKGSTQLTNPPQGPPPTFNAADQEGFGGTIAASSRGGGSGSGTGGLGIDLNVDPMEEDEGGSASGVTPKFDFNRSPFVSVFL, encoded by the coding sequence ATGGACAAAGAGCCAATTAAAAAGGCTAAAAAGAAAGGGTCGACGCAGTTGACCAACCCTCCTCAAGGTCCTCCGCCAACATTTAATGCGGCTGATCAGGAAGGATTTGGTGGCACGATTGCTGCTTCTTCCCGTGGTGGAGGGTCTGGTTCAGGCACTGGAGGGCTAGGGATTGATCTGAATGTTGATCCAATGGAGGAGGACGAAGGAGGGAGTGCATCTGGTGTTACTCCAAAGTTTGATTTTAACAGGTCACCGTTTGTTTCCGTCTTCTTGTAA
- the LOC104748829 gene encoding F-box protein At5g42460-like — translation MAIMMSDLLRDLVEEVLIRVPLTSLRAVRLTCKKWNDVCKDGSFIKKHIVEAKKKQVMNEFEIIMMTDLKVYLMTVDLHSNVDPSMTLKGTLFSLKDDANHHHHQVDDIVRVFYCDGLLLCITRDLNSRLVVWNPYFGETRWIQPRDRYHIFENYALGYDEKKKYKIFRFVDDSYAYREEERICELELYSFESDSWKVVLLTVPPEWEIDYHHRGVSLKGNTYWYATNKNDKNDDVVFLICFDFTTERFGAPLPLPFNPCPTWDDIVSLSSAGEDQLAVLFQNVHTLRMEIWVTSKVEPTEISWNKLFLAVDMRQLIGFAFLSGTFFIDKKKNFAVVFDRDVGASYTRGIAYIIGNNGYFEKVDFGEAANQDCYPLVSSYVPSTEQITQLT, via the coding sequence ATGGCGATAATGATGTCAGATCTTTTACGGGATTTGGTAGAGGAAGTGCTCATTAGGGTTCCGTTGACATCTCTGAGAGCAGTGAGATTGACTTGCAAAAAATGGAACGATGTATGCAAAGATGGGAGCTTTATAAAGAAGCATATCGTcgaagcaaagaagaagcaagtgATGAATGAGTTTGAGATTATCATGATGACGGATTTAAAGGTTTATCTGATGACCGTCGATCTTCACAGCAATGTAGATCCATCAATGACGCTTAAAGGTACGCTTTTTAGCCTGAAGGATGAtgcaaatcatcatcatcatcaggtcGATGATATAGTCAGAGTCTTTTACTGCGATGGTTTACTATTATGCATCACCAGAGACCTCAACTCTAGGCTTGTGGTTTGGAATCCTTACTTTGGGGAAACAAGGTGGATCCAACCCAGAGATCGTTACCACATTTTCGAAAATTACGCTCTTGGGTAtgacgagaagaagaagtacaAAATCTTTAGATTTGTGGATGATTCGTACGCCTATAGGGAAGAGGAACGAATATGTGAGTTAGAACTCTATAGTTTTGAGTCTGATTCATGGAAGGTTGTTCTTCTTACTGTCCCTCCTGAGTGGGAGATAGATTATCATCACCGTGGCGTTTCTCTTAAGGGTAATACTTACTGGTATGCTACTAATAAGAACGATAAGAACGATGATGTTGTTTTCTTGATCTGTTTTGACTTtacaacagagagatttggaGCGCCCCTGCCTCTGCCTTTTAACCCTTGTCCTACTTGGGATGATATCGTTTCTCTCTCTAGTGCTGGGGAAGATCAGTTAGCGGTCTTGTTTCAGAACGTTCATACACTGAGGATGGAGATTTGGGTTACGAGTAAGGTTGAGCCTACAGAGATCTCGTGGAACAAGTTGTTCTTAGCGGTTGATATGAGACAACTCATTGGTTTCGCATTTCTGTCAGGGACTTTCTTcattgacaagaagaagaattttgCAGTGGTTTTTGATAGAGATGTTGGTGCGTCTTACACTCGCGGCATTGCTTACATCATTGGGAATAATGGATACTTCGAAAAAGTGGATTTTGGCGAAGCAGCAAACCAGGATTGTTACCCACTTGTCTCTTCTTATGTTCCAAGCACAGAGCAAATTACGCAGCTAACCTGA